From the genome of Candidatus Eisenbacteria bacterium:
CACGGGGGCCCGGGTGGGTTCCGTGAGGAACCCACAGTCGACGGGAGGCCGCGTGAGCGGCCGACGCCCATCGGAGCACGGCGCCGCAGGCGCCGCACGCACGGGGGCACTCCGGCGGGGGTTCGCGCGAGCGAACCCCCTGTCAAACTGATGTCGGGAACGCTCCCCGTCGTCGGGAAGATCCTGCGCCGGCTGCGGCCGCACCGGTGGCTGTTCGCGAGCGCCGTCCTGCAGGTGCTGGTGATCGGCTTCCTCGAGCTGGCAAAGCCCTGGCCGCTCAAGATCGTCGTCGACAACGTCCTCGGCGGAAAGCCGCTCGGCATCGCCGCCTTCGATTCGCTCGGCCGCATGACCATGCTCGCCGTCGCGTGCGTGGCGCTCATCGCCGTCTACGCGCTCCTCGGTACCCTCAGCGTAACCTCGAACTACGCGACCATCAGCGTCGGCCAGCGCATGGTGAACGACTTCCGTGCCGAGCTGTACGCGCACCTCCAGCGCCTGTCGCTCGCCTTCCACAGCCGGCGCGAGGTGGGCGATCTGCTGTTCCGGCTCACGGCCGACACGTTCGCGATCCAGACGCTCACGATGAACGGGTTCTTCCCGATCCTGACGTCGGTCGTCCTGCTCGGCGGCATGCTCGTCGTCATGCTGCGGCTCGACTGGATGATGACGCTGGTCGCGCTCGCGATCGTCCCGCTGCTCTTCGTTACCATCGTCACGCTCTCGGCGCGCATCAACGCGCTCGCGACCGACGCGCGCATGAAGGAGAGCGCCCTGTGGGCCGTCGCCCAGCGCACCATCGGCGCCATCCGGGTGATCCAGGCATTCACGACCGAGCCCTCGGAGCACCGGCGGTTCGTCGACACCTCGAGCGCGAGCCTCGACGCGAACCTGCGCCTCTACACCTTCCAGAGCGTCTACTCCGCGTTCGTCGGCATCCTGATCGCCGCCGGGACGGCGGGCGTGCTCTGGTTCGGCGCCAGCCACGTGATGCAGGGCACGCTCAGCATCGGCGACGTGCTCGTCTTCACGAGCTATCTCGCGTCGCTCTATGCCCCGATCAACAGCCTGACGCAGACCTGGGGCCTCATCCAGGGCGCCCGGGTCGGCGCGGAGCGCGTGTTCGAGATCCTCGAGACGGCACCCGACCTGCTGGACGGCCAGCGCGAGCTCCGGCGCGCCGACGTGCAGGGACGCGTGCGCTTCGAGGACGTCCACTTCGCCTACGAGGCGAGCCGCCCCGTCCTGCGCGGCGTCACCTTCGAAGTCGTGCCGGGGTCGCTCGTCGCGGTCGTGGGCGCGACCGGGGCGGGCAAGACGACGCTGGTCGGTCTCATTCCCCGCTTCTACGACGTCACGTCCGGACGCGTCCGGCTGGACGGCGTCGACGTGCGCGAGTTCAAGCTCCGCTCGCTCCGCCAGCAGGTGGGGATGGTCCTGCAGCCGCCGCTGGTCTTCCCGACCTCGCTGCGCGACAACATCGCCTACGGCCGCCCCGAGGCGAGCGTCGAGGAGGTTCGCCAGGCCGCCGAGCTGGCGCAGCTGGGCGAGTTCATCGCGCGCCTGCCGCAGGGCATCGACACGGTGATCGGCGAGGGCGGTGCCACGCTCTCCTCGGGCGAGCAGCTCCGCGTGACGATCGCCCGCGCGCTCCTGCGCGATGCGCCGCTCCTGATCCTGGACGAGCCGACGTCGGCGCTCGACGTCGAGACCGAGGCGCGCGTCATGGCGGGGCTCGAGAACCTCATGACGGGACGGACGACGTTCGTCATCGCGCATCGCCTCTCGACCGTCCGCCGCGCCGACGTTGTCCTGGTGCTCGACCAGGGACAGATCGCCGAGCAGGGTTCGTTCGCGGAGCTCGTGCAGCGCGGCGGACACTTCGCGCGGCTGTACCGCACCCAGTTCGCGGGGGAGGTGGATCGTGTCGCGTCCTCGTAATCGGCTCCTCGTCCTGCACATCGTCGGCCAGTACCCGATGGCGGGCGTCGCCTGGCAGGCGATCCACTACCTCCTCGGGTTCCAGCGCCTGGGATGGGACGTCTACTACGTCGAGGACTCGGGTGCGGCCCCGTATGATCCCGAAGCCGCGAGCGTGACCGGCGAGTGCTCGTACGCGGTCCGCTACGTGGGCGACGTCATGGGTCGGGTCGGCTTCGGCGACCGCTGGGTCTACCTCGACATGATGAAGAACGAGACCCACGGCATGTCGCGGGCGAAGCTCGACGAACTCTATCGCGACGCCACGGCGATCGTGAACCTCTGCGGCGCGACGGCGCCCCGCGCCGAGCACAAGCAGGGCGCGAAGCTGATCTACGTCGAGACCGATCCGGTCTACGAGCAGCTCAACATCGCCCTCGGCGACGCCTCGTCGCTCGGCTTCTTGCGCAGCCACGACGTGCTCTTCACCTACGGCGAGAACCTGGGCGCTCCCGACTGTCCGGTCCCGCTGCGCGAGTTCACCTGGCACACCACGCGCCCGCCGGTCGTCATGGACTGCTGGGATACGCCGACCAACCTCGCCGCGAAGTACTTCACGACCGTCGCGTCGTTCTCGAACAAGGGCAAGGACATCACCTACGACGGCGTCACGTACCAGTGGTCGAAACACGAGAACTTCCTGCGCTTCCTGGACCTCCCGCGGCGCACGCCCCAACCCTTCCTCATGGCGATGAAGCCGCTCGATCCGGGCATCGAGCGCCGCGTGCGCGACGCCGGGTGGGAGATGGTCGACCCCGACGCCACCTCGCGCGACGTCGATGGCTACCGCCGCTTCATCCAGGAGTCGCGCGGCGAGTTCACGGTCGCGAAGGACATCTACGTGCGCCCGCGCAGCGGATGGTTCAGCGATCGCAGCGTCTGCTACCTGGCGGCGGGGAAGCCCGTCGTCACGCAGGACAGCGCCTTCGGCAAGTTCGTGCCGACCGGCGAGGGGCTGTTCGCGTACGCGACGATGGAGGAGGCGGTGGACGCGCTCGCGTGCATCAATGCCGACTACGGGCGGCACTCGGCTGCGGCGCGGCGGGTCGCCGCCGAGCACTTCGGCGTGGAGCCGGTCCTGCGGCGCATGCTCGCCGACGCGGGCCTCGCGTAGGGAGACCGGGCGGTGCGCGTCGTGGTGACCGGATTCGTCGCCACGTATCCCGTCGGCGGGGTGGCGTGGGACTATCTCCAGTACGTCGAAGGGTTCCGGCGCCTGGGCTGCGACGTGTTCTACCTCGAGGACTCGGGGCGCTGGCTCTACGACCCGAGCGCCGGCACGTTCGTGCCCGACGCGTCGCGCGGCGCGCGCTTTCTCGCCGACGCGATCGCAACGCTCGACCCGGCCCTCGCGGGCGCGTGGAGCGTGCGGGGCGCCGACGACGTGGTGCACGGTCGCGACGCGGCGCACGTGGCGCGGGTCTGCGACGGCGCCGACCTCCTGCTCAACGTCTCCGGCTCGTGCTGGCTGCGGGACGCGTACCGCAAGGCACGCGTCGCCGCGTACGTCGACACCGACCCGGGCTACAGCCAGGCTCGCGCGGCCGCGGTCGACACGGGCACGGTCGATCCGGAGCTGCACCGAAGCGTCGCGCTCATGCGGCGACACGATGTCTTCTTCACCCTGGGAGAGCACATCGGCGCGCCCGACTGCACGATTCCGACCGTCGGCATCGAGTGGAAACCGACGCGGCAGCCGATCGTGCTCGATCGCTGGCCGACCGCGCCCAGGCCCGACGGCCCGTTCACGACCGTCATGTCGTGGAAGATCGAGCCGTCGCCCCCGATCGTCGACGGGCGCGTGTACGGCGGCAAGGACGTCGAGTTCGAGCGCTTCATGGACCTGCCGGCGCACACGCCGGAGCGGCTCGAGGTGGCGATCTCCGGCGACGCGCCCCGCGACCGCATCCGGGCCGCGGGCTGGCACGTCGTCGAGGCCGGCGCGGTGTCGCGTACACCCGCCGACTACCGCGACTACATCCTGCGCTCGCGCGGCGAGCTGTCGATCGCGAAGAACGCCTACGTCGAGACGCGCAGCGGCTGGTTCAGCACGCGCAGTGCCGCGTATCTGGCCGCCGGTCGGCCGGTCGTCCTCCAGGACACGGCGTTCTCGGCGCACCTGCCGACCGGACCGGGTCTGCATGCGTTCAGCACGATCGACGAGGCGGCTCGGGCGCTCGCCGAGGTCCGTCGCGACTATCCGCGCGCCTGCGGCCACGCGCGCGAGGTCGCGGAGTCGTGCTTTCGCGCGGAGCGCGTCTGCGAGCGGCTGCTCGCGGATGCGCTCGGGTGAGGGGTAATGGCGCGGATCGTCGTCGCCGGCTACCTCGTGCGCAATCCGATCGGCGGCTACGCCTGGCAGGCCGCGCATTTCCTGCAGGGCATCCGCGCCTGCGGGCACGACGTCTGGTTCTACGAGGACACCGGTTTCTACGACCTCGCATACGACCCGGTGACGAACCACTTCGGATCGGCGTACGAGTACGGCGTCGGCGCCGCGGGCGCCTTCCTGTCGCGCCTCGGGTTCGGCGATCGCTGGGTGTTCGTCGACGTCGCCGCCGGGCGCGAGCACGGACCGGCCGCCGGCCGGGCGGCGGCGCTCCTGCGCGAGGCCGATCTCCTCGTGAACGTGGCGGGCATCAACCGCATCGTGCCCGAGCAGCGGGGCGGGCGGCCGTCGGTGTACGTCGACATCGACCCCGCGTTCACGCAGATCAAGGCCGAGGCGAACGAGGGCCGGCTCCGGCAGATCCTCGCCGAGCAGCAGTACCTGTTCACCATCGGCGAGAACATCGGGACCGGCCGGTCGCCGATTCCCGACGCCGGCTTCCGCTGGCACGCGACGCGCTGTCCGGTCGCGATCGAGTGGTGGGCGGACTCGGGTCCGCCGGGGCGCCGGTACACGACGGTCGGCCGCTGGAACGAGACGCAGCGCGACCTCGCGTTTCGCGGCGAGACGTTCACGTGGCGAAAGCGTACCGAGTGGCTGCGCTGCCTCGACCTGCCGGAGCGCACCGGCTGCGAGTTCGAGATCGCGATGGACGTCGAGAGCGCGCCGGGCGATCTGCAGATGCTCGGCGCGCACGGCTGGAAGGTCGTGAGCCCGCGCGACGTCTCGGGCGACCCGTGGCGCTATCGCGAGTTCCTCCAGACTTCGCGGGGCGAGTTCACGGTCGCCAAGGAGCTGAACGTGCGGCTGCGCAGCGGGTGGTTCAGCGACCGGGCGGCCTGCTACCTGGCTGCCGGCCGGCCGGTCGTCGTCCAGGATACTGGGTTCGGCGACGTGCTGCCGGTTGGAGACGGCATCCAGGCGTTCCGGACGGTCACCGAAGCGGCGGCTGCGCTACGCGCGATCGAGGGCGACTACGAGCGGGCGTCGGCGTCGGCTCGGATGATCGCGCGCGAGTACTTCGACGCGACCCGCGTCATGGACGATCTGCTCCGCGTGGCGGGACTGTAGGACGCCACCGCCCCTCAGAAGCAGCAGAAATGCCCGCAGCAGACCTCGGGCGCGAAGCAGAAGGTGCAGAGGGTGGTGGTCGGGGTCTCGGTCGTGGTCGGGGTCTCGGTCGTCGTCGGGACCGAGGTCGTCCCCGTGACGGTGGTCGTGGTCGGCGTGCCGATCGTACGCGAGATCGTTCCCGACGCGATGACCGGACCGCTGGCGACGGCTCGAATCTCGACGCCGATGTCGAACGTGCCGTTCTGGACGGCCGGTGTGACGGTCGTGGTGAAGGCCGGCGGATCCCCGGGAACGAGCTCGGCCGTGACCCCGTCCGTCGGGTCGACCGTCGCGTTGGTCGGCGTGAGATGCACGAGCGCGCCGGCACGGAAGTCCACGGTGGTGCCGTCGCGCTGCAAGACTCCGGAGCGGATCGCGAGCTGCACGGGAACGTTCGTCTGGGGAGGCGCCGCGAACCCCTGGCGGAACACCCAGCGGTTGCAGAGCGCGAACGGCAACAGCGGCCCGCGCTCGGCCGGGGTGCCGGTGTAGAGCGGCGAGTAGGCGTAGTAGCACAGGATGTCGAGGTCGCTCGCGGCGCGCTCGTCGAAGGCGCCGTAGATCGTTCGATCGTCGGAGACCAGCTTCTCGAGGACGAGCGGGTCGAGGCTCCCCAGCTGGAGTCGCATCGAACCGACGCGGTCGAGGTCGAACGGGACGGTGTTGCTGCCGCCCGTGAAGCCGTCGCCGTTGAGGTCGAAGCGTCCGAAGTCGGGCACGGTCGGCTCGGGGATCGGTTGGCCGTGGTCGAGGTACTTCGCCACGAAGGCAGGGAGGTCCGCGCCATCGAACACCCCGTCACCGGTGACGTCGAGGAGGGCCAGGCGCACGGGCATGGCGTCGGGCGACGGCGGGCTCACGGCGTCGAGCGACAGGACCGCATCGTATGCATCGACGATGTGTCGGGCGGTGATGAGGCTCGCGAACGACGAGCAGCCGACGCCGCCCGGCTCCGGTAGCTCGCGGCTCGTCTTGATGAGCGTGGTGACGACGTCGGACGCCTCGAGCATCGGATCGATGCTCCAGAGGTACGCTGCGAGGCCGGCGACCTGGGGCGTCGCGTAGGACGTCCCGAACCGGAAGCTCGCACCCACGGCGGCGTCGGGCCCGTCGAGCGACCAGACGTCGGTGCCGATGCCGGCGATGGTGCCCCCCGCTTGCGATTCGTCGCTGATGCAGCGGGGGGCGAACGTCGGCGGACCCTCCCCGCGGGCGTTCTCGACCACGACCGTGTTCGGGAGGGGCGGGTTCAGCAGGAGCGCCGCGCTGGCGAACGAGCTGTCCGTGACGGCGCTCTCGACGTTCGGGAAGTCGTGGTTGATGTTGCCGGCGGACGTGAAGTGTACGTACTTGCCCGCTATCCCCGCCTGGCGGACCACGGTTGCCCAGGCCTCCGCCTTCGCCTGCGCCTTCGTGCGGTCGATGCAATCGTTGCCCACGGGGTCGCAGACGCCGCTGTACCCGTAGCTCGTGTTGACGACGACGTGTCCCCCGGCCATTGCGAGCTCAGCGATGCGCTCGCTCAGGAGCTTCTCCACCTGGACGTCGCTGATGTTCTCCAATCGGTCGATGACGCGCATGGGGAGGCCGCCGGGGAACCCCTCCGCAGGATAGATTCCCGTCACGAGGCCGCGGTCGGTGGTTGTACCCCCGAAATCGCCGGCCAGCACGCCGAGAACGAAGTAGCCATGGGCCGCGAACGGCCCAGAGAACGTACGGAAGTCTTCGGGCACGATCGTCCCGGCGAGCGAGTCCGACGGCGGTCCGTCGCCGAATTCGTCCGCGATGACGACGGTCGGCTCGCGACCCGTCTTGATCGCGGCCCGCGCGTTCCAGGCGCCGTGCGCACGGATGCCGAGGTGGTGCCCGATCTTCGCCAGCGGGCTCTGGGGCGGTGGGAAGAGGTTCGGGCTGTAGTTGGCCGGCAACTCGTTTTCGCTGAAATCGCCCTGATTGACGAACATCACGCCGGGCATCGATGCGGCCTGCGCGACGACGGCGTCGAGCCCCGTGAGGGAGCCCGGGTCCGGGATGCGGACGACGATGACGGAGACGTGCGGAATCATGTCGGCGATCCGCCCGCCGACCGCGTCGAGGAGCGCCGTCGCCTGGCCGACGGTCGCGTCCGCTGCGAAGCCGACGTCGAGGATCGTCCGCGCGACGCGCCGTCCGCCGGGCGTTGCGTCGATTTCGTCCTGTGGAATACCGCCTGCGACGTGGAACGACGTGACGGCGTCGGCGAGCGGGGTGCTCGCCGGGGCGCCAAGCGTTGCGCCGGCGCCGCAGGTGGCGTCGCAGGGTGCCGAGCCGTCGCACGTCTCGAGGCCGTCACGGTCGACGACGCCGTCGCCGCAGGTCGAGCGCGTCGCCTGGAACGGCTTGTGGAGCTTCTTGCCGGCGAGGCTGCCGCGCATGCTCGCGCACGTGGCGTCGATCGCGGCGACCAGGTGGACCGTGCCGCGGACGCCGGCGCAGGCACCCGACGGCCAGCGGACCGTGACGCGCGTCTTCTTTCCCTTCGCTTTCACCCGCGCGGCCACCGGGGCGCAGCCGCTCGCGACGGCCACCGTTCCGGACGTCCCCAGCGTCACCGCCTCCAGGCGTGGCGTGGTGCCGGAAGGAAGCAGCGGCGCGCCGCCCGCGACCAGGAAGCGTCCCGCCGGACAGGGCTGCGGCTTCGGCTTCTTCGCGAGCGCGGGCGCCACGAGCGTGGCCGTCACCACGAGAACGAGGATCGCGCGCACGCCCATCGCCCGATCGCTACCACGTCGGGGCCGGCGGCGTCACGGCCGGCGAGTGGAGGACCGCCTCGGGCAGCCGCCCAAGCAGATGGCATGCCGCGCCCTGTCGCGCGTCAACCGCCGGGCGTCGCGACGCGCGAGAAGATCTCGTTCGAGCGCACGAAGCGATCGAGGAGGTCCTCGAGCACCGCGAGCTGCGTGCGATAGCTCGACAGGGCCGCGTGCTTGGTCGCGATCTCGTGGGGCGTGAGCGCCAGCGTCCACCAGGTATCCTGGGCGTAGCGTGGGCCAGGCACCGGCGGGAGGTCGGGGCGCTCGCGGACGGCGGGCGGCCACGCCGGATCGTGGACGACGTAGGTCAGCACCATGGGCGCCGGCCTGAGTGTCCTCGAAGCGGCGAGGGCGAAGTGCCCGGCGGCGGAGTGGTCCGGATGGACGTCACGCGGGTCGGGCGCGACGACGATCGTCGGCCGCGCGTCGGCGAGCGCGCGCTCGAGGGCGGCGACGAGGCGCTCACCGGAGAACGGGCCCACGCCCGTGTACGGCGACGCGCACGGCGTCCAGCGCGACCAGCACCGGCCGCGCAGGGCCGCGAGCTCGCCGTCGGGGAATCCCAGGAAAGTGAGGTGTCCTTCCGGCACACCGAGCGTCCGCGTCGCTCGCGCGGCCTCCTGCAGCCGGCGGGCGCCGAGGGCGCGAAAGTCGGAATGGGACGGCGTCGAATCGCCGGTGAGAGCGCTGGCGGCCTCGGGATATCCGTCGCCGTTGGTCACGAACACGACCTGGACCTGGCCGCCCGTCTCGACGACGCGCTGGATGAGCCCACCCGCGGCGATGGTCTCGTCGTCCGGATGGGGGGCCACGACGACGAGGCGCGTCGCCGGCGGCACGACGAGCGGGTGCGGCGAGCGGGTGCAGCCGAGCGTGACGACGGTGAGCGCGACGGCGACCCAGAGGCGGCGGGCGGCGTTCAGATCTTGTACCGCTGGAGAAGGCCCTTCGCGATCACGAGACGCTGGATCTCGTTGGTGCCTTCGCCGATGATCATGAGCGGCGCGTCGCGGTAGTAGCGCTCGACCCGGAACTCCTTGATGTAGCCGTAGCCGCCGAGGATCCGCATCGCCTCCAGCGACACTTCCTGGCAGGTCTCGGAGGCGAAGAGCTTCGCCATCCCGGCCTCGATGTCGCAGCGCTCGCCGCGGTCCTTCATGGCGGCGGCCTGCCGGACGAGGAGGCGCGCTGCCTCGATCTTCGTGCCCATGTCGGCGAGCTTCAGCTGGATCGCCTGGTGCTCGCTGATGGGTTTGCCGAACGTCTGCCGCTCCTGCGCGTAGCGAATCGCGTCCTCGAAGGCGGCGCGCGCGACGCCGACGGCCCGCGCGGCGATGTTGATGCGGCCGACCTCGAGCCCCGAGAGGGCGATCTTGAGCCCGCGACCCTCGACGCCGCCCACCAGCGCCGTCGCCGGGAGGCGGTAGTCCTCGAACGTGACCTCGCAGGTCTCGATGCCACGGTAGCCGAGCTTGTCGAGATGCCGGCCGACGGTGAGCCCGGGTCCTTTGGGCGCCGCGAACAGGCTGATGCCGGTGTGCCGCGGCTCGGCGGTGGGGTCCGTCTTCGCCACCAGCGAGAAGACCGTGCAGGTCTGGGCGTTGGTGATGAACATCTTGGAGCCGTTGACGACGTAGTGGTCGCCGTCGCGGCGCGCGACGGTGCGGATGTTCTGCGTGTCGCTGCCGGCGTGCGCCTCGGTGAGGCAGAACCCGGCGCGCTCCTCGCCCGTCGCGAGGCGCGGCAGCCAGTAGCGCTTCTGCTCTTCGGTGCCGTGCGTGCCGACGTGGAAGGCGAACATCAGGTGCGTGTTGAGAACCCCCGAGAGGCTCATCCAGCCCCGGCACAGCTCCTCGACGACCATCGCGTAGGTGCTGTAGTCGAGCCCGAGCCCGCCGTACTCGGCCGGGATCGTGGCGCCGAACAGGCCGAGCTCCCGCATCTTCTCGACGAGGGGCGCGGGATACTCGTCGGCGTGCTCGTACTTGCTCGCGACGGGGATCACGTCGCGGTCGACGAAGCGGCGCACGGTGTCGAGGATCTGTGCGCGGATCTCGGGCGACGTCGCCCCGGCGGGTGCAGCCATGGGCGGATTCAACACGCTGGCCGCTTTCCTTTCAACCGAACGGACGCGCGGGTCTACGACGCGTCGCCCAGCGTGTAGCGCAAGCCGACGATGCGGGGCGCGCCGCCGAGGCGGGCGATCTCCCAGCGGGCGTCACCCCGCAGCGCGCTCGTCTCGCCATTGTTGTCGCGATAGTCGATGACGAGCGGCCCCGAGACGGTCACGATGTCATCCTCGTCCGAGAGCGTGACGTCGACGCGGGGCACGACGCACGTCACCTCGGCGAGCCTCGCGAACGTCTTGGCATAGTCCTCGCGGATCGCGTCGGCGCCGTCGATCTCGTTCGCGATCGCCTGCGGCGCGAAGAGCGCCATCATGCGGTCGAGGTCGCGGTCCTCGTAGGCGAGCATGTACTCGTGGACGACGGCGCGCGCTTCGGCCGCCGTCGGCGGGCCCAGGACGACGGGCTCCTCCGGCAGCGCGGTCGACGCCGGTCGCGTCCGCATGGTGTAGACGCCGAGGATCGCGAGGACGGCCACCAGGAAGCCGCCGACGAAGTTGCGCACCGGCACGCCGGCGAGCCACGATCGGGCCGCGCCGCCGCCGATGTTGATGACGAGCGGCTCGAGGGGCTTCTCGTCCGGTGGCTTCACGTCCACGAGCGGCGGTGGCGACGCCGGAGGCGACGCGATCACGTGGACGGGAGGCGGAGCCGGCTCGGGCTCGACGGGCCCGGGCGTTGGTGGCAGCAGCGGTGATGTCGGCGGTGCGGGCGATGGCGACGGCGGGGCCACGAGCGGCTTCTCCTCCGGCACCTGGACACCCAGGCGCGCGTAGTCGGCCCACGCCTCGTCGACGATGTCGGCGCTCACCTGACGCCCGCTGGTCGCGAACGCCGTCACCAGCGACGCGTCGCAGAGCACGTTGATGATGCGTGGGATGCCGTGGCTCACGGTGGCGATGCGCCGGATGGCGGCCGGCGCGAAGATGTCCGCGCGCGTCGCGCCCGCGAGCTCGAGGCGTCGCGAGATGTAGGCAGCGACCTCGGCGGCCGAGAAGGGTCGCAGGCGGATGTGGAGCGCGATCCGCTGCCGGAGCTGGCGCAGGGCCGGATCGGCGAGCTTGGCTTCGAGCTCCGGCTGTCCCGCCAGCACGATCTGCAGGATCTTCTCGGTACCCGTCTCGAGGTTCGAGAGCAGGCGCAGCTCCTCCAGCACGTGCGGCGCCAGGTCCTGCGCCTCGTCGATGAGGAGGGCCAGGTTGCCTCCGGCGCGCGTGTGCTCGAGCAGATAGTCCTGCAGGCGCTGCAGGAGGACCAGCTTGCGGCCGCCGTCGACCGGGATGCCGAGCTCCGAGAGGAGGTACTCGAGGATCTCGTCGAACTCGACGGTCGGATGGAGGAGGAGCACGGTCTTGACGTTGCCCGCCAGCGTGTCGAGCACGTGGCGCAAAAGCGTCGTCTTGCCGGTGCCCGCCTCGCCGACGAGCGACAGGAAGCCCTTGCGCCGCTCGATGCCGTAGGAAAGCGCAGCGGCCGCCTCCTCGACGGACGGGTTCCGGTACAGGAACCGCGGGTCCGGCGTGATCCGGAAGGGCGGCTCCCGGAACCCGAAGTACTCCTCGTACATCGAGCTGGAAGTGTAGCCGGGCTACCGGAAGAGGTCGAACTCGGGCTTGCGGACGAGCGCCGCGGCGGCGCCCCCGGGGCCCAGGGTGTAGCGAACCCCACGCACGATCGCCGCGGCGGTCCCGCTGTCCTTCTCCATCACCAGGCCCGCCGCCGCCGCCACCTCGTCGGCCAGCGCGACGACGGTGTGGTGCAGCTCGCGCCCGAGCAGGTCGGCGCGCCCGCGCAGGTCCAGAAGCGGCTCCATGCCGGCGCACCCGATTGCGACCTCGACCAGGCCCTCGCGCCAGGGACGGCCGAAGGTGTCCGTCACGACCACTGCGATCGCGACGCCGAAGCGATCCGACAACGTCGTGCGCAGGCGCTCGGCCGACGCATCGGCGTCCTCGGGGAGGAGCGTGACCACGTCGTCGGCGACGCCGTTCGACTCGTCGACGCCCGCGTTCGCGCACACCCACCCGTGCGCCGTCTCGACGATGAGATGGCCACGATCGTTGCGGACGATGCGCTTGGTCTGTCGCAGGATCACCTCGACGATGCGCGGGTCCTTGCCCTGCGTCTGCGCCGCGAGGCGCTCGGCGATCGGCGAGGGGGTGACGTCCGCGACCCGGACGACGGCCCCCTCGGCCTTCGAGACGACCTTCTGGCACACGACCACCACGTCCTGCGGCTTCATGCCGACGCGGGCGTCCTCGATCGCATTGCCGAGCAGCACGCCGAGGTTCGCGCCGGGCTCGATCATCGGGAGACCGGGCACGGGGATCACGGCGACGGTCATCGGCGCCCGGCTCCTAGCGCACGCACGACGACGCCGGCAAGGCGGGCGGCGCGCGCCGGCGTCCGCATGACCGTGTCGGTCACGACCACGCGCAGGCCGAGGGCCTCGATGCGCCCGGCCCAATGGCGATCCCGCTCGTCGAGCACGAACGTTCCCGCGACACCGGCGTACAGGCGAGCGACGCCGCGCGGCGACACCTCGTGGCCGAGGCCGCGCAGCATCCGGTGCAGCGGGCCCTTCAACGGCCGCCCCGCGACCAGGGGCGTGATGGCCGCGACCCGCGCGCGCCGGCGGGCCAGCAGGCGCCGGATCGCCGGGATCGCCAGGATCGGTCCCACCGAGACGAGCGGATTCGACGGAGCGATCACGATGGCGTCGCTCGCGCGCAGCGCCGCCAGGACGCCTGGCGCGGGACGGGCGCGGAAGCCGCCCGCGATCTCGATTCGCCGCACGCGTCCGCGTGCGCGCCGCCGCACCAGGTAGTCCTGGAAGGGAAGGCGCCCGGCATCGGTGTGGACGAACGTGCGTACGC
Proteins encoded in this window:
- the cofE gene encoding coenzyme F420-0:L-glutamate ligase, coding for MTVAVIPVPGLPMIEPGANLGVLLGNAIEDARVGMKPQDVVVVCQKVVSKAEGAVVRVADVTPSPIAERLAAQTQGKDPRIVEVILRQTKRIVRNDRGHLIVETAHGWVCANAGVDESNGVADDVVTLLPEDADASAERLRTTLSDRFGVAIAVVVTDTFGRPWREGLVEVAIGCAGMEPLLDLRGRADLLGRELHHTVVALADEVAAAAGLVMEKDSGTAAAIVRGVRYTLGPGGAAAALVRKPEFDLFR
- the cofD gene encoding 2-phospho-L-lactate transferase codes for the protein MPQPRITVLAGGVGGARFLRGLSRRTDPRRLAVIGNTGDDEEFFGLHVSPDLDTVLYTLAGRADPGQGWGIAGDTFATLGALGDLGEPAWFRLGDRDLATHLYRTDRLRRGWSLSRVTAALASRHGLAARVLPMSDDRVRTFVHTDAGRLPFQDYLVRRRARGRVRRIEIAGGFRARPAPGVLAALRASDAIVIAPSNPLVSVGPILAIPAIRRLLARRRARVAAITPLVAGRPLKGPLHRMLRGLGHEVSPRGVARLYAGVAGTFVLDERDRHWAGRIEALGLRVVVTDTVMRTPARAARLAGVVVRALGAGRR
- a CDS encoding AAA family ATPase → MYEEYFGFREPPFRITPDPRFLYRNPSVEEAAAALSYGIERRKGFLSLVGEAGTGKTTLLRHVLDTLAGNVKTVLLLHPTVEFDEILEYLLSELGIPVDGGRKLVLLQRLQDYLLEHTRAGGNLALLIDEAQDLAPHVLEELRLLSNLETGTEKILQIVLAGQPELEAKLADPALRQLRQRIALHIRLRPFSAAEVAAYISRRLELAGATRADIFAPAAIRRIATVSHGIPRIINVLCDASLVTAFATSGRQVSADIVDEAWADYARLGVQVPEEKPLVAPPSPSPAPPTSPLLPPTPGPVEPEPAPPPVHVIASPPASPPPLVDVKPPDEKPLEPLVINIGGGAARSWLAGVPVRNFVGGFLVAVLAILGVYTMRTRPASTALPEEPVVLGPPTAAEARAVVHEYMLAYEDRDLDRMMALFAPQAIANEIDGADAIREDYAKTFARLAEVTCVVPRVDVTLSDEDDIVTVSGPLVIDYRDNNGETSALRGDARWEIARLGGAPRIVGLRYTLGDAS